Within Actinosynnema pretiosum, the genomic segment GCCGCTGCCGAGCGGGCTGCCGCGCGTGGGGTGAAGGCGATGGTGGCCTTCAACTACCGGCGGGTTCCGGCGCTTGCGCTGGCGCGCAAGCTGGTCGCCGACGGGGAGATCGGGGAGGTGCGGCACGTTCGGGCCGTGTACCTCCAGGACTGGCTGTCCGACGCCGAGTCGCCCATGACCTGGCGGTTGCGGAAGGAGACTGCGGGGTCCGGGGCGCTGGGGGACCTCGGGGCGCACATCGTGGACGCTGCGCAGTTCGTCACCGGTGGGCTGGTCACCGGGGTTTCCGCGCTCACCGAGACGTTCGTGAAGGAGCGGCCGGACGAGCGCGGGGGGCGGGACGAGGTGACCGTGGATGACGCGGCGCTGTTCCTCGCGAGGTTCGACAACGGGGCCGTGGGGACGTTCGAGGCCACTCGGTACGCGCTCGGGCGCAAGAACGCCATGCGCATCGAGGTCAACGGGTCCAAGGGGAGTCTCGCGTTCGACTTCGAGTCGATGAACGAGCTGTCCGTCTTCACCGACGCGGGGCCCGACTCCGGGTTCCGGCGGGTTTTGGTCACCGAGCCCGGTCACCCCTACCTGGAGGGGTGGTGGCCGCCGGGGCACCTGCTCGGGTACGAGCACACCTTCACGCACGAGGTCGCCGACCTGCTCAGCGCCATCGGGACCGGCGTCGACCCGCACCCCGGCTTCGCGGACGGGCTGCGCGTGCAGCGGGTCCTCGACGCCGTCCAGACCAGCGCGGGCTCCGGGTCCGCCTGGACCGCGATCTGACCGCCTCCAGCAAGCCGTCTGACAACGCCGACAGAACGGAACGGAACACCACGATGAGCCGACCCGTCACGCTGTTCACCGGCCAGTGGGCCGACCTGCCCTTCGAGGAGGTCTGCCGCCTGGCGTCGAGCTGGGGGTACGACGGCCTGGAGATCGCCTGCTCCGGCGACCACTTCGAGGTCGACAAGGCGCTCGCCGACGACGACTACGTCCCGGCCAAGCTGGCGGTGCTGGAGAAGCACGGGCTGAAGGTCTGGGCCATCTCCAACCACCTGGTCGGGCAGGCCATCTGCGACGACCCGATCGACGAGCGCCACAAGGCGATCATCCCGGCCTCGGTGTGGGGCGACGGGGAGCCCGAGGGCGTGCGGCAGCGGGCCGCCGCGCACATGGCCGACGCCGCGCGCGCCGCCGCGAAGCTGGGCGTGGACACGGTCGTCGGGTTCACCGGGTCGAAGATCTGGAAGTACGTGGCGATGTTCCCGCCGGTGTCGCAGGCGGTCATCGACGACGGCTACCAGGACTTCGCCGACCGCTGGAACCCGATCCTGGACGTCTTCGACGAGGTGGGCGTGCGGTTCGCGCACGAGGTTCACCCGTCCGAGATCGCCTACGACTACTGGACCACCAAGCGCGCCCTGGACGCCCTGGGCAACCGCCCCGCGTTCGGCATCAACTGGGACCCGTCGCACTTCGTGTGGCAGGACCTGGACCCGGTCGGCTTCATCCTCGACTTCGCCGACCGGATCTACCACGTGGACTGCAAGGACACGAAGAAGCGCTTCGACGGCCGCAACGGCCGCCTCGGCTCGCACCTGGCCTGGGCCGACCCCCGTCGCGGCTGGGACTTCGTGTCCACCGGCCACGGCGACGTGCCGTGGGAGGAGTGCTTCCGCGCGCTCAACGCGATCGGCTACTCGGGCCCGATCTCGGTGGAGTGGGAGGACGCGGGCATGGACCGCCTGCGCGGCGCGGAGGAAGCCGTGACCTACATCCGCAAGCACCTGTTCGACCCGCCCGCGGCGGCCTTCGACGCGGCCTTCTCCGTCAAGGAGTGACCGGGGCCCACCGGGTGTGACGCGCCCGTCCCGCTCCCCTGCGGGACGGGCGTTCCGATGGGTCCCCCGACCGGGTTAAAGTCCGCTCGGGAGGCACGATGACGCGCACGAACTGGGCCAAGAACCTGACGTTCTCCGCTGAGGAGGTCAGCGTTCCCGAGACGGTCGAGCAGGTCCAGGAGGTGGTGGCGCGCTCGCGCGCGGTCCACGTCGTGGGCACCGGCCACTCCTTCAGCCCGATCGCCGACACCACCGGCACCCTGATCACCCTGGAGCGGATGCCGGAGCACTTCGAGCCCGCAGGCTCCAGCGCGAGGGTCTCCGCGGGCATCAGGTTGGCCAGGCTGGCGGAGCTCCTGCACGCCCACGGCCTCGCCCTGCCCACCCTGCCCTCGCTGCCGCACATCACCCTGGCGGGCACCTGCGTCACCGCCACCCACGGCTCGGGCGACGGCGTCGCCTCACTGGCCAGCGCGGTGCGCGCCATCGAACTGGTGGTCCCGGACGGCGCCCTGCGCAGGGTCGAACGCGGCGACCCCGATTTCAACGGCTCGGTGGTGGCCCTGGGCGCGCTCGGCGTCATCGTCACCATGGAGATCGACGTGGAGCCCGCGTTCGACGTCGAGCAGCGCGTCTACCAGGACGTCCCGTGGTCCGCCCTGACCGACCACTTCGACGCCGTGCACGGCTCCGCCTACAGCGTCAGCTCCTTCACCCAGTACCGAGGCACCGCAGAGGTCTGGGTGAAGCGCCGCCTGGACGCCCCACCCGCGGACCTCTCCTGGACCGGCGGCCACGAGTCCACCACCCCCCGCCACCCGGTCCCAGGCCAACCCGCCCACCACTGCACCGCCCAACTGGGCGACCCTGGCCCCTGGCACGAACGCCTCCCGCACTTCCGCGCCGCCTTCACCCCGAGCGTAGGCGCGGAACTCCAGTCGGAGTTCTTCGTGGCCAGAGAACACGCAGGCCCCGCCCTACGAGCCCTGGCCACCCTCTCGACCGACTTCGCCCCGATCCTGCTCACCTCCGAGGTGCGCACGGTCAACGCGGACGCACAATGGCTCAGCCCCGTCCACAACCGCCCCAGCGTCGCCTTCCACTTCACCTGGCGACAGGAGGCGGAGGCGGTCGCGGCAGTGGCAACAAAGATCGAACGCATCCTGGAGCCGTTCACCCCGAGACCCCACTGGGGCAAGGTCTTCACCCTGCCCCGCACCACCCTGGCCTCCCGCTACCCCCACTGGGCCGACTTCGCAGCCCTCCTGAACCGCACCGACCCCCAGGGCAAGTTCCGCAACCCCACCATCAACACCTACTTCCCCCACCCCTGACCGTCACCCTCCACTCCTGACCGCCTCGCAGCCCGGCGGCTTCGCAGCCCGGCGGCTTCGCGGGCTGACCGCTTCGCGGGCTGCGGGGCGAGCGAAGCGAGCCCACGCAGCCCCATTCCCGCGTCCCTCTTTCCCGTTTGGCCTGGCGAAGCCCGAGCACGCTTGTCAAGATGCCGCCGCACCGCCACGGCAGACCGCCCGAGTCATACGGCGTCTTGACGAGCGTGCTTGCCTGAAAGGAGGCCAAACGGGAAAGAGGGACCCCGCCCACCGCAGTGGTAAACCGCACCACCACACCAACGGTCACCGGCCGGCAGAGCCCGTCCCCCTCTTTTTTGGAGGTCTGCCCCGCCGGCGAGGCGTGCCCTTCAGCTTTTGATCTTGAACCCCAGCTCACAACTCACAACTCACAACTCCCCCCACTCCCACCCCACTCCCACCAAGTCGCGGTACCCCACCCCCCACCCCCACCGCCACGATCAACCGGTGATCCGGACGTTCGCCGTGCTGTCCAACCGGGACCTGCGCCTACTCTGGCTCTCCCGCGCGATCAGCTCCTTCGGCGCCTGGCTGGTGGTCGTAGCCATCCCCGCGCACGTCTTCGCGCAAACCGGCTCAACCACCGCCACCGGCCTGGTGGTCGCCGCCCAATACCTCCCCCCGGTCCTCCTGGGCCCCCTCGCAGGCGCCCTGGCCGACCGCCTGGACCGCAGGCACGTCATGGTCGCCTCAGACCTCCTCCGAGCCGCGGCGATCACCACCCTCCTCCTCCCCGACTCCGACCACTTCTGGCTCGTCTACCCCGTGATGGCCGTGGAAAGCGCAGGCACCGTCCTGTTCCGCCCCGCAGCCCAAGCCCACATCCCCACCATCACCGGCACCGGCCCCACCCTGACCGCCGCGAACTCCCTCACCGCCCTCACCGACGGCGCCATGCGCCTCCTGGGCCCACCCCTGGGCGCAGCCCTCCTCTTCACCGCCGGCTACCACACCCTCATCGCCGCGGACGCCCTCAGCTACCTCATCTCCGCGGCCCTCATCGCCCGAACCACCCGCCACCCCCGCACCGCCCCCACCAACACCCACCCCTCCGCAGGCGCCGTCTTCCTCCGCGACAACCCCGCCCCCCGCGCGATCGTCCTCTCCCTGACCCTCTTCTTCGCCGGGAACGCCGCCCTCAGCGCCCTGGTGGTCCCCTTCGCCGTCCTGGAGCTGGGCGGCGAACTCCAAGCCGGCCTGGTCATGTCCGCCCTGGGCGCAGGCTCCCTCCTGGGCGCTCCCGCCATCACCCCCCTCATGGACCGGATCGCGGCCCACCTCCTCCTCTCCGCCTCCCTCCTCGGCATCGCGATCGGTTTCGTGCTCCTCTCCTCCGCCCCCACCCTCCCCCCGGCCCTCATCGCCGCGACCCTCGTAGGCGCAGCGGGAGTCCTAGCCCTGACCTCCGCCCAAACCGCCCTCCAACGCGCCACCCCCACCCCCCTCCTCGGCCGGGTCACCGCAGTCCTCCTCATGGCGGAAGCCGCAGCCACCCTCTCCGGCTCGGTCATCGGCCCGATCCTCGCCGGAGCCCCGAACAGCTCCACCCTGATCACCGCCTGGACCGCAGCCGCGCTGACCGCCTCAGGCGCGGCCGTCGCACTACGCGGCAACCGCTACGCATGAACTCCCGAACCTCCCCTCCTCGCCTCCCCGCCCTCACCTCCCCACCTCCCGCCCCCAACCCCCGCTGCTTGCACCCCGCCCACCCAGTCCTTAAAGTGCACGCCATGTCGGCGTTGCTGATCACGCTGCCGCTCTCCCCCGAGGCAGGCGCGTGACGGGCCTCAGGGAGCGCCGTCGCCGCTCGACGCGCAAGGACATCTCCCAAGCCGCCGCCGCACTGGTCCTCGAACGCGGCCTGGCCGACGTCACCGTCGAGGAGATCGCCCACCGCGCGGGCGTCTCACCCCGGACCTTCTTCAACTACTTCCCCAGCAAGCGCTCCGCCGTCATCCCCGGCCCGGAACCGCTGCCCGCCGACCTGGTCGAGGCGTTCGTCGCCGACCGCGGGCGCCCCGTGCTCGACGGCCTGGTCGCCCTCTTCTCCGACGAGCGCGTGCTCACCGACACCGAGCGCGCCGACCTGCGCACCGCGCAGGAACTGGTGACCCGCCACCCCGAGCTGGTGCCCGTGCTGCACGAGCGGATGGCCGAGTTCGAGCGCGTCGTCGTCGACGCGGTCGCGCGCCGCCTTGAGGCCCCCTCCGGCGACTGCCGCCCCGAGGTGGCCGCCGCGGTGCTGGGCGTGCTGCTGCGGGTGGCCATGACGCGCGGTCTCGACGACCCGACCCGGCAGTGCGTGATCGGCGCCGAGTTCCAGGCCGACCTGGCCCGCGCGTTCGCCGCCCTGCGCGCCCTCTGAGAACCCCTCCCGAACCCCCTCCCGAACCCCCTCCCAGGCCCTCCCCTCAACCCCCTCCTCAACCCCTCCCCGCGACCGCGCTCAGTTCGCCGACGGGGCGCGCGCGGCGGTGGTCAGCCTGCGCCGCACCGAACCCCGGTCGCGCACGGCCAGCCCGTTGCCGGCGGCGCAGACCACGAGCAGGAACCCCGTCAGCGCGGGCAGCACCACCCCGCCGTCCGCCGCCGACCAGCAGGTCATCGTCATCCACAGCAGCAGTCTCATAATCCGCATCGTAGGGAGACGCGGATCACACCGGTATTCATTTGGCGGAAGCTTGATGTTTTCCGGAGAATGCTCCGGCAAATCACCTCGCCATTCCGGGTGACCTGGAAGTGGTATCGCGGCCCACTCGAAGGCGGCAACCTCCTTGCCCGTGGCCGATCTCGGGTTAGGCTCGTCATCGAGCAGCAGGCGCCTCCTCAGGGCCGCTGCAATC encodes:
- a CDS encoding Gfo/Idh/MocA family protein encodes the protein MTRSGERIGVGLVGHAFMGAVHSQAWRTVGHFFDVPLVPDLAVLCGRDAVRTRASADKYGWREVETDWRALVAREDIGIVDVCTPGDSHADIAIAALDAGKHVLCEKPLANSVEEAERMVAAAERAAARGVKAMVAFNYRRVPALALARKLVADGEIGEVRHVRAVYLQDWLSDAESPMTWRLRKETAGSGALGDLGAHIVDAAQFVTGGLVTGVSALTETFVKERPDERGGRDEVTVDDAALFLARFDNGAVGTFEATRYALGRKNAMRIEVNGSKGSLAFDFESMNELSVFTDAGPDSGFRRVLVTEPGHPYLEGWWPPGHLLGYEHTFTHEVADLLSAIGTGVDPHPGFADGLRVQRVLDAVQTSAGSGSAWTAI
- a CDS encoding D-arabinono-1,4-lactone oxidase, coding for MTRTNWAKNLTFSAEEVSVPETVEQVQEVVARSRAVHVVGTGHSFSPIADTTGTLITLERMPEHFEPAGSSARVSAGIRLARLAELLHAHGLALPTLPSLPHITLAGTCVTATHGSGDGVASLASAVRAIELVVPDGALRRVERGDPDFNGSVVALGALGVIVTMEIDVEPAFDVEQRVYQDVPWSALTDHFDAVHGSAYSVSSFTQYRGTAEVWVKRRLDAPPADLSWTGGHESTTPRHPVPGQPAHHCTAQLGDPGPWHERLPHFRAAFTPSVGAELQSEFFVAREHAGPALRALATLSTDFAPILLTSEVRTVNADAQWLSPVHNRPSVAFHFTWRQEAEAVAAVATKIERILEPFTPRPHWGKVFTLPRTTLASRYPHWADFAALLNRTDPQGKFRNPTINTYFPHP
- a CDS encoding MFS transporter, which translates into the protein MIRTFAVLSNRDLRLLWLSRAISSFGAWLVVVAIPAHVFAQTGSTTATGLVVAAQYLPPVLLGPLAGALADRLDRRHVMVASDLLRAAAITTLLLPDSDHFWLVYPVMAVESAGTVLFRPAAQAHIPTITGTGPTLTAANSLTALTDGAMRLLGPPLGAALLFTAGYHTLIAADALSYLISAALIARTTRHPRTAPTNTHPSAGAVFLRDNPAPRAIVLSLTLFFAGNAALSALVVPFAVLELGGELQAGLVMSALGAGSLLGAPAITPLMDRIAAHLLLSASLLGIAIGFVLLSSAPTLPPALIAATLVGAAGVLALTSAQTALQRATPTPLLGRVTAVLLMAEAAATLSGSVIGPILAGAPNSSTLITAWTAAALTASGAAVALRGNRYA
- a CDS encoding TetR family transcriptional regulator; the encoded protein is MTGLRERRRRSTRKDISQAAAALVLERGLADVTVEEIAHRAGVSPRTFFNYFPSKRSAVIPGPEPLPADLVEAFVADRGRPVLDGLVALFSDERVLTDTERADLRTAQELVTRHPELVPVLHERMAEFERVVVDAVARRLEAPSGDCRPEVAAAVLGVLLRVAMTRGLDDPTRQCVIGAEFQADLARAFAALRAL
- a CDS encoding sugar phosphate isomerase/epimerase family protein, translating into MSRPVTLFTGQWADLPFEEVCRLASSWGYDGLEIACSGDHFEVDKALADDDYVPAKLAVLEKHGLKVWAISNHLVGQAICDDPIDERHKAIIPASVWGDGEPEGVRQRAAAHMADAARAAAKLGVDTVVGFTGSKIWKYVAMFPPVSQAVIDDGYQDFADRWNPILDVFDEVGVRFAHEVHPSEIAYDYWTTKRALDALGNRPAFGINWDPSHFVWQDLDPVGFILDFADRIYHVDCKDTKKRFDGRNGRLGSHLAWADPRRGWDFVSTGHGDVPWEECFRALNAIGYSGPISVEWEDAGMDRLRGAEEAVTYIRKHLFDPPAAAFDAAFSVKE